In Pirellulales bacterium, the genomic stretch GTGATCCGCGTTGAATCGTTCGTCCCATAAATATACGGCGAAATGCTCTGCACCCCTTGCGACGAGTTCACCGTCATCGTGGCGGTTTGACCCTGGCACCAGGCGCTGCCGGCGGTAATCATGGTCGCCGCCAATAGCACACCCAGCAGCCGACTGGCCCAGTTGGAAAATCTCCGCGGCAAGCACATCGATTCTGCTCCCGTGCATTGCCCCCTCCGTCATCTGGCCCAGCTCAGCGTCGGCTGCCAACAGTGGAGAAACAAAAACTCCGGCCCTGGCTGATCGCGCCCCCCAGAAAGCAATCAAGCCGCTTCCGAAATGCTCACGCCCGGCGCCGCCACGCCCCAGCCAGCGCCGCCAATCCCCCCAGGCCCAACAGCACCACGCTGGCCGGCTCCGGAACCGAGCTCATGGTGCCGTAGCCCATTTTCAACAGCGCAATCATGGCTTGCAAATCTGCATTGTTTACGACGCCGTCGTCATTCAGGTCGCCGATGTAGTCCAAATAAGAGGCATTCATGCCGTGCAGCGATTCATAACTGTTTAAGTTGCTCAGCGCCGCAATCATCGCCGGAATGTCCGACGCGTCAAACTTCCCGTCTAAATTAAAATCCCCAAGGACCGGCGATTCCAACGTCACGTTCTCTCGCGCCACGCTGTTCGCGTCCGCCAATTGATTCATCACTTTCTGAACGTCATTCAGCGCAGGATTATAGTTCACGTAATCCGAATCCAGCGTATCCACCGTGACCAGATTGCCCCCGCTCGTCCCGGCCAACCAATGCGTTCCGATCAATGCCGGCGAGGAGCCCCCGTACAAAAAAAACGTCGGAGCCCCGGAATCCCCTACCACCACCTGCGCCTCGTCGTTTCCCACCCCCCGGTTGCTCGCCGTGTTGTTGTACGTGTATTGAAACCCATAAAAATTGCTCACCCCGTTGTAATCTGCCGGGTTCAAGCCCGTATAATAATTCGCCGTCCCTGCATCAATCACGTTCCGACCCATCCGCACCGTCGTCACCGTCCCCGGAATCGTCGCCGAAAGCCCAAATGTCGATATCCCCAATCCCCCATATTCGGAGTTAAAATTCATCTTCAAAATCGGGTAAATCGCCACATTGCTGCTCACCGCCTGGCTCAACAGGCCAATCCACACATCCCCGTCTGCCCCGCCGTTGCCGGGCAGTGCGGCCTGCATCCACGCCCCGGCCAGCACCGTCTCCGTCTCCGACGGACCATTCGGGTCGTTGTTATAGTTGAACTGTAGCGTGTCCCCGATGGCCGGATGATAGTGGTTCGCGCTGATAAAAAATTGCGGCGCAATCATCGTGCCCCACGTGCCGTTGTTGGCGTCTCGCCCCACCCCCGACCACACATACGGCGAACTCGTATTGCTCCCCGGCGCTCCCCCCGGCCAGTTCGCCGGCAGCCCTATCCAAGAAGAGCTGTTGTCGTACCGATCGTAATTCGACGCCGGCGCCGTGTTGTTATCCAGCCCCTCAATCTCCATCGCCCCGCGCGCGCTGCCGGAAAACAACAACACCGCCAGCACCAGAGAGATACATCCCCAGCCCCGCCGCCCAACCCAGTTGCTCATGCGGTGTGTAGTCATGCGGGTCAAGTCGCCGACTTCTCGTGCTCCTGCTCCATCTACCTCGGGCGGCTTGTGCCTTTAGAAAAGAAGACCCGCGCCAGCCATCCGCCACCCAAGCATGTTCACCAGCCCCCTTGCCCCGTCACCCTCTATCGTAACCACTAACTACGCCCCTCGCAACCAATCAGACCAACCGGTCGTCGCCTAGCTTGGTCAATTTAAGATGTAGCAACGGCTGTCCCCAGCCGTTTTGCTCGATAGAACCAAAGATGTAGCGACGGCTGTCCCCAGCCGTTTGCCTCGGGAAAAACGCCGGCTGCTGAGGATCCCGGCGCGCCGGGACCGCTACATTTCAAACTGACCCACTACCGATGGCTCAATATCCGCTAGAATCGCACAAAAACCGCGTTCCCATTTCCCTCTCCCACCGAGAGAGAGCGGGGTGAGAGGGGGCCCTCACGGCGCAAATATCTCGGCGTAACAAAAAAAGGCATCCCGACCTCTCGGGATGCCTTTCGGAGTTGCGAATGAAACTTACAGCTTACCTCGAGACTGACTAGGAACGGCGGCGACGGGCGAACGCGACTAAGCCCAAGCCACCCAAGCCCAACAGTGCAATCGAAGCCGGCTCTGGAACACCAATCGTGAACCCAACACCGGTGAACCCTGTTGATAGCGCATTGGTAGTCGTACTGGTCCCGCTCGAATTATTAAGCCACGTGCCCCACGCACTTCCACCGATGGGCGTGAGCGAAATGGTTTGTGCACCCTGCGCGCTAACCTGATAAAGAACCGAACCAATCAAGGTCGGAGACCCCAACTGATCGGCGTAACCGGCACCGGGACGGCTAGCTTCACCGTACCGCCGGTTGTTCGCTTCAGACGCGGGCACTTCCACGTTGATCGACAGCAAGTCGTTAGTGTTCGAACCAGAGTCAGTGTTGGCACTCTGCCAGTGCGGTGTCGATCCACCAAGCGACGGCCCATTGGCATCGTAGTTCGCATAGTCTTGCAAGGACGGAGCCGGTGACGGGTAGCTGTAATCAGGCCCACCAGAGATCGGAATCGAGTTGAAGTTATTCTTAGCAGTCGCGGGCGTCATCCAGTAGGTCGATGCCAATTGCACCGGTGTAATCCCGGCCGTATTAGTCAAATTAAAAAACGTGGTCCAGAAGTTCTCGCCAGCCGCCAGACCTTGAAGCTGAATCTTTACGTCAACCTGCACATAGTCACCGTTAGGGACAATCGTTGGCGTACCCAAGGCAGCCAATGTGGTTCCGTCGTACGCCTGCTCGTACACGGCAGTCATTGTAAGCGTAGAAGCCGACGCCATCATCGGAGCACAAACAAGCAAAGCTGCAAGTGTCGACAACACCAAAATGCGTTTCATTCGCGTTTCTCCTTGTTAAATCAATGATCTCTGTTCCAAACAATACAGTGATTAGTATACCCACGAACTACAAGCACCGCAAGCGAAATCTTCTGCAATTCCACTTACCTCGCAAAACCGCGCCTCTTCACTAACTCACGAACAACGCCTCTCTATTAAAATCAACTAAACCGCATGACGTCTCTTGATTAATAATCCAGCCAATCCACCAAGTCCTAGCAATACAAAAGTGCCCGGTTCCGGAACCGGTGCGAACATGCCATCCCCGCCCCCCGGCGAACCTACGTATGAACGAAAGATCGACAAATCGCCTGCATCGACGAAACCATCGCCATTGAAATCAGCAAGCTGCCATGACGGGCCGGAGATAGGCGAACCGACATTACTCCGGAAAATCGAAAGGTCGCCGGCGTCCACAAAACCATCTAAGTTAGCATCGCCTGGGTGAGTGCCGCTGGCCATTCCAAAATTCGTCGTGTCGACCAACGACCCAATTTCGTGCTGCACGTCGGCCAATGTGACTGATCCAGTCGCATAAACATCTCCTGGCAACACGTCGTCACGCCGGCCGTTCCCGGCATTAGCTGCCACGTATGTTAGGTGGTTGTTGTAGTCCGACCAAATCTGATTGATGTCCATCGCATTAACAACGTCGGTCGTAATAGGTGTATTCAGCCCC encodes the following:
- a CDS encoding PEP-CTERM sorting domain-containing protein; this encodes MTTHRMSNWVGRRGWGCISLVLAVLLFSGSARGAMEIEGLDNNTAPASNYDRYDNSSSWIGLPANWPGGAPGSNTSSPYVWSGVGRDANNGTWGTMIAPQFFISANHYHPAIGDTLQFNYNNDPNGPSETETVLAGAWMQAALPGNGGADGDVWIGLLSQAVSSNVAIYPILKMNFNSEYGGLGISTFGLSATIPGTVTTVRMGRNVIDAGTANYYTGLNPADYNGVSNFYGFQYTYNNTASNRGVGNDEAQVVVGDSGAPTFFLYGGSSPALIGTHWLAGTSGGNLVTVDTLDSDYVNYNPALNDVQKVMNQLADANSVARENVTLESPVLGDFNLDGKFDASDIPAMIAALSNLNSYESLHGMNASYLDYIGDLNDDGVVNNADLQAMIALLKMGYGTMSSVPEPASVVLLGLGGLAALAGAWRRRA
- a CDS encoding PEP-CTERM sorting domain-containing protein, yielding MKRILVLSTLAALLVCAPMMASASTLTMTAVYEQAYDGTTLAALGTPTIVPNGDYVQVDVKIQLQGLAAGENFWTTFFNLTNTAGITPVQLASTYWMTPATAKNNFNSIPISGGPDYSYPSPAPSLQDYANYDANGPSLGGSTPHWQSANTDSGSNTNDLLSINVEVPASEANNRRYGEASRPGAGYADQLGSPTLIGSVLYQVSAQGAQTISLTPIGGSAWGTWLNNSSGTSTTTNALSTGFTGVGFTIGVPEPASIALLGLGGLGLVAFARRRRS